From a single Prionailurus bengalensis isolate Pbe53 chromosome A1, Fcat_Pben_1.1_paternal_pri, whole genome shotgun sequence genomic region:
- the CD14 gene encoding monocyte differentiation antigen CD14 produces MVRAPCLLLLLLLPMLCVSETTPEPCEVDDDDVRCFCNFTDPQPDWSSAFQCVAAVEVEIHGGGRSLEQFLKDADADPKQYADMVKALRLRRLTVGSAQVPAVLLVAFLRALSYSRLKELTLQNLEVTGAMPPLLLEATGPALSTLSLRNVSWATGGAWLAELQQWLKPGLKVLNIAQAHSLAFPCSQLRTFPALTTLDLSDNPGLGEDGLTAALCPHKFPALRALALRNAGMETPNGVCVAMAAAGVQPHSLDLSHNSLRATAPGAPGCVWPSTLNSLNLSFAGLEQVPKGLPAKLSVLDLRCNRLNRVPGLEELPKVSNLTLDGNPFMDPEAPKYQEDPMNSGVVQACARSALAVGMSGTLAVLQRAGGFA; encoded by the exons ATG GTGCGCGCGCCctgcttgctgctgctgctgctgctgccaatGCTGTGCGTCTCTGAGACCACACCAGAACCCTGCGAAGTGGACGACGACGATGTCCGCTGCTTCTGCAACTTCACGGATCCTCAGCCCGACTGGTCCAGCGCCTTCCAGTGTGTGGCTGCCGTCGAGGTGGAGATCCACGGCGGCGGCCGCAGCCTGGAACAATTTCTAAAGGACGCAGACGCCGACCCGAAGCAGTATGCTGACATGGTCAAGGCTCTGCGTTTGCGGCGGCTcacagtgggctctgcacagGTTCCTGCTGTGCTGCTGGTCGCCTTCCTGCGTGCGCTCTCATATTCCCGCCTCAAAGAACTGACGCTCCAGAACCTGGAGGTAACCGGCGCGATGCCGCCGCTTCTTCTGGAAGCCACTGGGCCTGCGCTCTCCACCCTCAGTCTCCGCAACGTGTCGTGGGCAACCGGAGGTGCCTGGCTCGCGGAACTGCAGCAGTGGCTCAAGCCGGGCCTCAAAGTACTGAATATTGCGCAAGCACACTCGCTTGCTTTTCCCTGCTCCCAACTCCGCACCTTTCCGGCCCTCACCACCTTAGACTTATCCGACAATCCCGGACTGGGCGAGGACGGACTGACTGCAGCTCTTTGTCCGCACAAATTCCCGGCCCTTCGGGCTCTGGCTTTACGCAACGCGGGGATGGAGACGCCCAACGGCGTGTGCGTGGCCATGGCGGCGGCGGGTGTGCAACCCCACAGCCTAGACCTCAGCCACAACTCGCTGCGCGCCACCGCCCCAGGCGCTCCTGGATGTGTCTGGCCCAGCACACTGAACTCTCTCAACTTGTCGTTCGCTGGGCTGGAGCAGGTGCCTAAGGGACTGCCGGCCAAGCTCAGCGTGCTAGATCTTAGGTGCAACAGGCTGAACAGAGTGCCGGGGCTAGAAGAGCTGCCCAAGGTGAGTAACCTGACACTGGACGGGAATCCCTTTATGGACCCTGAAGCCCCCAAATACCAAGAAGACCCGATGAACTCTGGCGTGGTCCAAGCCTGTGCGCGTTCGGCCTTGGCTGTGGGGATGTCCGGAACCCTCGCGGTGCTTCAAAGGGCGGGGGGCTTCGCCTAA
- the TMCO6 gene encoding transmembrane and coiled-coil domain-containing protein 6 isoform X2 has product MSGLVQNPGMQTWSSHSPSSTPGTGRGKHRPRATVHREEDSEGRNQGLVGTVEKGTIQHFLRLAQQGTEEKERERALVSLRRGLQHPETQQTFIWLEGSMRTLVGLLTSNQALLQLEAARCLHELSHSEQSAVAEACLPATSYLLTYLSGHSSDFIELCLYTLGNLIVESEAVRRQLLPQGIVPALAACIQSPHLNVLEALGYALSQLLQVKEAPEMIIPSVLGSTLPEHILRLLQPGPKLNLGVAVEFAWCLHYIICSQVDNTLLISHGGLSTLGLLLLDMAGVVQRTEDTGLELLACPVLRCLSNLLTEAAMEVAGGQNQLEDERVVAALFILLQFFLQKQPSLLPEGLWLLNNLTANSPSFCTSLLSMDLIEPLLQLLPVSNVVSILVLTVLCNVAEKGPAYCQRLWPGPLLSCLIGTLAFPDIEVVGQSLELLQLLFLYQPEAAKDFLQQSGLQVLERHQEEAQLQDRVHALQQTALHQ; this is encoded by the exons ATGTCAGGGCTGGTACAAAACCCGGGGATGCAGACATGGTCATCACACAGTCCCTCAAGTACTCCAGGAACTGGAAGAGGCAAACACAGACCCAGAGCTACAGTCCATAGAGAAGAGGACTCAGAGGGGAGAAACCAAGGACTTGTGGGAACTGTGGAGAAAGGAACA ATCCAGCATTTCCTACGATTAGCACAACAGGggacagaagaaaaggagagagagagggctctggTCAGCCTTCGTCGAGGCTTGCAGCACCCTGAGACGCAGCAGACCTTCATCTG GCTGGAGGGCAGCATGCGGACCTTGGTCGGGCTTCTGACCAGCAACCAAGCCCTGTTGCAGCTTGAGGCCGCTCGGTGCCTTCATGAGCTCTCTCATTCTGAACAGTCTGCGGTGGCTGAGGCCTGCCTGCCAGCCACTTCCTACCTTCTCACCTACCTCTCCGGTCACAGCTCAGACTTTATA GAGCTCTGTCTGTATACACTGGGTAACCTGATTGTGGAGAGTGAGGCTGTGAGAAGGCAGCTCCTGCCACAGGGCATTGTTCCAGCCTTGGCTGCTTGCATCCAG TCCCCCCATCTGAATGTGCTGGAAGCCCTTGGATATGCCTTATCCCAGCTTCTGCAAGTTAAGGAAGCTCCAGAGATGATCATCCC CTCCGTCTTGGGCTCCACTCTCCCTGAGCACATCCTGCGACTGTTGCAACCTGGTCCAAAGCTGAACCTTGGGGTTGCTGTGGAGTTTGCCTGGTGTCTGCACTATATCATCTGCAG CCAGGTCGACAATACCCTGCTTATCTCCCATGGGGGTCTGTCCACTCTGGGGTTGCTGCTATTGGACATGGCTGGAGTTGTCCAGAGAACAGAGGATACAGGACTGGAGCTG CTGGCATGTCCTGTGCTTCGGTGTCTAAGCAACTTGCTAACAGAAGCGGCAATGGAGGTTGCGGGAGGGCAAAATCAGCTTGAAGACGAGCGTGTTGTGGCTGCCTTATTTATCCTTCTGCAGTTCTTCCTTCAGAAACAGCCCAGCCTACTTCCTGAGGGCCTCTGGCTCCTTAACAACCTCACTG CAAACAGTCCTAGTTTCTGTACCTCCTTGCTCTCCATGGATCTGATTGAGCCCCTCTTGCAGTTGTTGCCAGTTTCTAACGTGGTGAGCATATTG GTCCTCACAGTTCTGTGCAACGTGGCAGAGAAGGGTCCTGCTTACTGCCAACGTCTGTGGCCAGGGCCCTTGCTCTCCTGCTTGATTGGTACACTGGCCTTCCCTGACATTGAGGTAGTAGGCCAGAGTTTAGAGCTGCTGCAATTGCTGTTCCTCTACCAGCCAGAG GCTGCTAAGGATTTTCTGCAGCAATCAGGGCTGCAGGTCCTGGAAAGGCACCAGGAGGAGGCCCAGCTCCAGGATCGTGTGCATGCTCTCCAGCAGACAGCTCTTCACCAGTGA
- the TMCO6 gene encoding transmembrane and coiled-coil domain-containing protein 6 isoform X3: MQTWSSHSPSSTPGTGRGKHRPRATVHREEDSEGRNQGLVGTVEKGTIQHFLRLAQQGTEEKERERALVSLRRGLQHPETQQTFIWLEGSMRTLVGLLTSNQALLQLEAARCLHELSHSEQSAVAEACLPATSYLLTYLSGHSSDFIELCLYTLGNLIVESEAVRRQLLPQGIVPALAACIQSPHLNVLEALGYALSQLLQVKEAPEMIIPSVLGSTLPEHILRLLQPGPKLNLGVAVEFAWCLHYIICSQVDNTLLISHGGLSTLGLLLLDMAGVVQRTEDTGLELLACPVLRCLSNLLTEAAMEVAGGQNQLEDERVVAALFILLQFFLQKQPSLLPEGLWLLNNLTANSPSFCTSLLSMDLIEPLLQLLPVSNVVSILVLTVLCNVAEKGPAYCQRLWPGPLLSCLIGTLAFPDIEVVGQSLELLQLLFLYQPEAAKDFLQQSGLQVLERHQEEAQLQDRVHALQQTALHQ, encoded by the exons ATGCAGACATGGTCATCACACAGTCCCTCAAGTACTCCAGGAACTGGAAGAGGCAAACACAGACCCAGAGCTACAGTCCATAGAGAAGAGGACTCAGAGGGGAGAAACCAAGGACTTGTGGGAACTGTGGAGAAAGGAACA ATCCAGCATTTCCTACGATTAGCACAACAGGggacagaagaaaaggagagagagagggctctggTCAGCCTTCGTCGAGGCTTGCAGCACCCTGAGACGCAGCAGACCTTCATCTG GCTGGAGGGCAGCATGCGGACCTTGGTCGGGCTTCTGACCAGCAACCAAGCCCTGTTGCAGCTTGAGGCCGCTCGGTGCCTTCATGAGCTCTCTCATTCTGAACAGTCTGCGGTGGCTGAGGCCTGCCTGCCAGCCACTTCCTACCTTCTCACCTACCTCTCCGGTCACAGCTCAGACTTTATA GAGCTCTGTCTGTATACACTGGGTAACCTGATTGTGGAGAGTGAGGCTGTGAGAAGGCAGCTCCTGCCACAGGGCATTGTTCCAGCCTTGGCTGCTTGCATCCAG TCCCCCCATCTGAATGTGCTGGAAGCCCTTGGATATGCCTTATCCCAGCTTCTGCAAGTTAAGGAAGCTCCAGAGATGATCATCCC CTCCGTCTTGGGCTCCACTCTCCCTGAGCACATCCTGCGACTGTTGCAACCTGGTCCAAAGCTGAACCTTGGGGTTGCTGTGGAGTTTGCCTGGTGTCTGCACTATATCATCTGCAG CCAGGTCGACAATACCCTGCTTATCTCCCATGGGGGTCTGTCCACTCTGGGGTTGCTGCTATTGGACATGGCTGGAGTTGTCCAGAGAACAGAGGATACAGGACTGGAGCTG CTGGCATGTCCTGTGCTTCGGTGTCTAAGCAACTTGCTAACAGAAGCGGCAATGGAGGTTGCGGGAGGGCAAAATCAGCTTGAAGACGAGCGTGTTGTGGCTGCCTTATTTATCCTTCTGCAGTTCTTCCTTCAGAAACAGCCCAGCCTACTTCCTGAGGGCCTCTGGCTCCTTAACAACCTCACTG CAAACAGTCCTAGTTTCTGTACCTCCTTGCTCTCCATGGATCTGATTGAGCCCCTCTTGCAGTTGTTGCCAGTTTCTAACGTGGTGAGCATATTG GTCCTCACAGTTCTGTGCAACGTGGCAGAGAAGGGTCCTGCTTACTGCCAACGTCTGTGGCCAGGGCCCTTGCTCTCCTGCTTGATTGGTACACTGGCCTTCCCTGACATTGAGGTAGTAGGCCAGAGTTTAGAGCTGCTGCAATTGCTGTTCCTCTACCAGCCAGAG GCTGCTAAGGATTTTCTGCAGCAATCAGGGCTGCAGGTCCTGGAAAGGCACCAGGAGGAGGCCCAGCTCCAGGATCGTGTGCATGCTCTCCAGCAGACAGCTCTTCACCAGTGA
- the TMCO6 gene encoding transmembrane and coiled-coil domain-containing protein 6 isoform X1 — protein sequence MWSGRQGRLRPVGCVVEELRCRRREREAALRKARREQQLISKRLLRDDASEEAEGGCVAMILGETEIQHFLRLAQQGTEEKERERALVSLRRGLQHPETQQTFIWLEGSMRTLVGLLTSNQALLQLEAARCLHELSHSEQSAVAEACLPATSYLLTYLSGHSSDFIELCLYTLGNLIVESEAVRRQLLPQGIVPALAACIQSPHLNVLEALGYALSQLLQVKEAPEMIIPSVLGSTLPEHILRLLQPGPKLNLGVAVEFAWCLHYIICSQVDNTLLISHGGLSTLGLLLLDMAGVVQRTEDTGLELLACPVLRCLSNLLTEAAMEVAGGQNQLEDERVVAALFILLQFFLQKQPSLLPEGLWLLNNLTANSPSFCTSLLSMDLIEPLLQLLPVSNVVSILVLTVLCNVAEKGPAYCQRLWPGPLLSCLIGTLAFPDIEVVGQSLELLQLLFLYQPEAAKDFLQQSGLQVLERHQEEAQLQDRVHALQQTALHQ from the exons ATGTGGAGCGGAAGGCAGGGTCGCCTCAGACCGGTGGGCTGCGTGGTAGAGGAGCTACGGTGCCGCCGACGGGAGCGGGAGGCAG CACTGCGGAAGGCGCGGAGGGAACAGCAGCTGATCAGTAAGAGACTGCTGAGAGACGACGCGTCGGAGGAAGCCGAAGGGGGATGTGTGGCCATGAtccttggggaaactgag ATCCAGCATTTCCTACGATTAGCACAACAGGggacagaagaaaaggagagagagagggctctggTCAGCCTTCGTCGAGGCTTGCAGCACCCTGAGACGCAGCAGACCTTCATCTG GCTGGAGGGCAGCATGCGGACCTTGGTCGGGCTTCTGACCAGCAACCAAGCCCTGTTGCAGCTTGAGGCCGCTCGGTGCCTTCATGAGCTCTCTCATTCTGAACAGTCTGCGGTGGCTGAGGCCTGCCTGCCAGCCACTTCCTACCTTCTCACCTACCTCTCCGGTCACAGCTCAGACTTTATA GAGCTCTGTCTGTATACACTGGGTAACCTGATTGTGGAGAGTGAGGCTGTGAGAAGGCAGCTCCTGCCACAGGGCATTGTTCCAGCCTTGGCTGCTTGCATCCAG TCCCCCCATCTGAATGTGCTGGAAGCCCTTGGATATGCCTTATCCCAGCTTCTGCAAGTTAAGGAAGCTCCAGAGATGATCATCCC CTCCGTCTTGGGCTCCACTCTCCCTGAGCACATCCTGCGACTGTTGCAACCTGGTCCAAAGCTGAACCTTGGGGTTGCTGTGGAGTTTGCCTGGTGTCTGCACTATATCATCTGCAG CCAGGTCGACAATACCCTGCTTATCTCCCATGGGGGTCTGTCCACTCTGGGGTTGCTGCTATTGGACATGGCTGGAGTTGTCCAGAGAACAGAGGATACAGGACTGGAGCTG CTGGCATGTCCTGTGCTTCGGTGTCTAAGCAACTTGCTAACAGAAGCGGCAATGGAGGTTGCGGGAGGGCAAAATCAGCTTGAAGACGAGCGTGTTGTGGCTGCCTTATTTATCCTTCTGCAGTTCTTCCTTCAGAAACAGCCCAGCCTACTTCCTGAGGGCCTCTGGCTCCTTAACAACCTCACTG CAAACAGTCCTAGTTTCTGTACCTCCTTGCTCTCCATGGATCTGATTGAGCCCCTCTTGCAGTTGTTGCCAGTTTCTAACGTGGTGAGCATATTG GTCCTCACAGTTCTGTGCAACGTGGCAGAGAAGGGTCCTGCTTACTGCCAACGTCTGTGGCCAGGGCCCTTGCTCTCCTGCTTGATTGGTACACTGGCCTTCCCTGACATTGAGGTAGTAGGCCAGAGTTTAGAGCTGCTGCAATTGCTGTTCCTCTACCAGCCAGAG GCTGCTAAGGATTTTCTGCAGCAATCAGGGCTGCAGGTCCTGGAAAGGCACCAGGAGGAGGCCCAGCTCCAGGATCGTGTGCATGCTCTCCAGCAGACAGCTCTTCACCAGTGA
- the TMCO6 gene encoding transmembrane and coiled-coil domain-containing protein 6 isoform X4, translated as MWSGRQGRLRPVGCVVEELRCRRREREAALRKARREQQLISKRLLRDDASEEAEGGCVAMILGETEIQHFLRLAQQGTEEKERERALVSLRRGLQHPETQQTFIWLEGSMRTLVGLLTSNQALLQLEAARCLHELSHSEQSAVAEACLPATSYLLTYLSGHSSDFISPHLNVLEALGYALSQLLQVKEAPEMIIPSVLGSTLPEHILRLLQPGPKLNLGVAVEFAWCLHYIICSQVDNTLLISHGGLSTLGLLLLDMAGVVQRTEDTGLELLACPVLRCLSNLLTEAAMEVAGGQNQLEDERVVAALFILLQFFLQKQPSLLPEGLWLLNNLTANSPSFCTSLLSMDLIEPLLQLLPVSNVVSILVLTVLCNVAEKGPAYCQRLWPGPLLSCLIGTLAFPDIEVVGQSLELLQLLFLYQPEAAKDFLQQSGLQVLERHQEEAQLQDRVHALQQTALHQ; from the exons ATGTGGAGCGGAAGGCAGGGTCGCCTCAGACCGGTGGGCTGCGTGGTAGAGGAGCTACGGTGCCGCCGACGGGAGCGGGAGGCAG CACTGCGGAAGGCGCGGAGGGAACAGCAGCTGATCAGTAAGAGACTGCTGAGAGACGACGCGTCGGAGGAAGCCGAAGGGGGATGTGTGGCCATGAtccttggggaaactgag ATCCAGCATTTCCTACGATTAGCACAACAGGggacagaagaaaaggagagagagagggctctggTCAGCCTTCGTCGAGGCTTGCAGCACCCTGAGACGCAGCAGACCTTCATCTG GCTGGAGGGCAGCATGCGGACCTTGGTCGGGCTTCTGACCAGCAACCAAGCCCTGTTGCAGCTTGAGGCCGCTCGGTGCCTTCATGAGCTCTCTCATTCTGAACAGTCTGCGGTGGCTGAGGCCTGCCTGCCAGCCACTTCCTACCTTCTCACCTACCTCTCCGGTCACAGCTCAGACTTTATA TCCCCCCATCTGAATGTGCTGGAAGCCCTTGGATATGCCTTATCCCAGCTTCTGCAAGTTAAGGAAGCTCCAGAGATGATCATCCC CTCCGTCTTGGGCTCCACTCTCCCTGAGCACATCCTGCGACTGTTGCAACCTGGTCCAAAGCTGAACCTTGGGGTTGCTGTGGAGTTTGCCTGGTGTCTGCACTATATCATCTGCAG CCAGGTCGACAATACCCTGCTTATCTCCCATGGGGGTCTGTCCACTCTGGGGTTGCTGCTATTGGACATGGCTGGAGTTGTCCAGAGAACAGAGGATACAGGACTGGAGCTG CTGGCATGTCCTGTGCTTCGGTGTCTAAGCAACTTGCTAACAGAAGCGGCAATGGAGGTTGCGGGAGGGCAAAATCAGCTTGAAGACGAGCGTGTTGTGGCTGCCTTATTTATCCTTCTGCAGTTCTTCCTTCAGAAACAGCCCAGCCTACTTCCTGAGGGCCTCTGGCTCCTTAACAACCTCACTG CAAACAGTCCTAGTTTCTGTACCTCCTTGCTCTCCATGGATCTGATTGAGCCCCTCTTGCAGTTGTTGCCAGTTTCTAACGTGGTGAGCATATTG GTCCTCACAGTTCTGTGCAACGTGGCAGAGAAGGGTCCTGCTTACTGCCAACGTCTGTGGCCAGGGCCCTTGCTCTCCTGCTTGATTGGTACACTGGCCTTCCCTGACATTGAGGTAGTAGGCCAGAGTTTAGAGCTGCTGCAATTGCTGTTCCTCTACCAGCCAGAG GCTGCTAAGGATTTTCTGCAGCAATCAGGGCTGCAGGTCCTGGAAAGGCACCAGGAGGAGGCCCAGCTCCAGGATCGTGTGCATGCTCTCCAGCAGACAGCTCTTCACCAGTGA
- the TMCO6 gene encoding transmembrane and coiled-coil domain-containing protein 6 isoform X5, translated as MILGETEIQHFLRLAQQGTEEKERERALVSLRRGLQHPETQQTFIWLEGSMRTLVGLLTSNQALLQLEAARCLHELSHSEQSAVAEACLPATSYLLTYLSGHSSDFIELCLYTLGNLIVESEAVRRQLLPQGIVPALAACIQSPHLNVLEALGYALSQLLQVKEAPEMIIPSVLGSTLPEHILRLLQPGPKLNLGVAVEFAWCLHYIICSQVDNTLLISHGGLSTLGLLLLDMAGVVQRTEDTGLELLACPVLRCLSNLLTEAAMEVAGGQNQLEDERVVAALFILLQFFLQKQPSLLPEGLWLLNNLTANSPSFCTSLLSMDLIEPLLQLLPVSNVVSILVLTVLCNVAEKGPAYCQRLWPGPLLSCLIGTLAFPDIEVVGQSLELLQLLFLYQPEAAKDFLQQSGLQVLERHQEEAQLQDRVHALQQTALHQ; from the exons ATGAtccttggggaaactgag ATCCAGCATTTCCTACGATTAGCACAACAGGggacagaagaaaaggagagagagagggctctggTCAGCCTTCGTCGAGGCTTGCAGCACCCTGAGACGCAGCAGACCTTCATCTG GCTGGAGGGCAGCATGCGGACCTTGGTCGGGCTTCTGACCAGCAACCAAGCCCTGTTGCAGCTTGAGGCCGCTCGGTGCCTTCATGAGCTCTCTCATTCTGAACAGTCTGCGGTGGCTGAGGCCTGCCTGCCAGCCACTTCCTACCTTCTCACCTACCTCTCCGGTCACAGCTCAGACTTTATA GAGCTCTGTCTGTATACACTGGGTAACCTGATTGTGGAGAGTGAGGCTGTGAGAAGGCAGCTCCTGCCACAGGGCATTGTTCCAGCCTTGGCTGCTTGCATCCAG TCCCCCCATCTGAATGTGCTGGAAGCCCTTGGATATGCCTTATCCCAGCTTCTGCAAGTTAAGGAAGCTCCAGAGATGATCATCCC CTCCGTCTTGGGCTCCACTCTCCCTGAGCACATCCTGCGACTGTTGCAACCTGGTCCAAAGCTGAACCTTGGGGTTGCTGTGGAGTTTGCCTGGTGTCTGCACTATATCATCTGCAG CCAGGTCGACAATACCCTGCTTATCTCCCATGGGGGTCTGTCCACTCTGGGGTTGCTGCTATTGGACATGGCTGGAGTTGTCCAGAGAACAGAGGATACAGGACTGGAGCTG CTGGCATGTCCTGTGCTTCGGTGTCTAAGCAACTTGCTAACAGAAGCGGCAATGGAGGTTGCGGGAGGGCAAAATCAGCTTGAAGACGAGCGTGTTGTGGCTGCCTTATTTATCCTTCTGCAGTTCTTCCTTCAGAAACAGCCCAGCCTACTTCCTGAGGGCCTCTGGCTCCTTAACAACCTCACTG CAAACAGTCCTAGTTTCTGTACCTCCTTGCTCTCCATGGATCTGATTGAGCCCCTCTTGCAGTTGTTGCCAGTTTCTAACGTGGTGAGCATATTG GTCCTCACAGTTCTGTGCAACGTGGCAGAGAAGGGTCCTGCTTACTGCCAACGTCTGTGGCCAGGGCCCTTGCTCTCCTGCTTGATTGGTACACTGGCCTTCCCTGACATTGAGGTAGTAGGCCAGAGTTTAGAGCTGCTGCAATTGCTGTTCCTCTACCAGCCAGAG GCTGCTAAGGATTTTCTGCAGCAATCAGGGCTGCAGGTCCTGGAAAGGCACCAGGAGGAGGCCCAGCTCCAGGATCGTGTGCATGCTCTCCAGCAGACAGCTCTTCACCAGTGA
- the TMCO6 gene encoding transmembrane and coiled-coil domain-containing protein 6 isoform X7 produces the protein MIIPSVLGSTLPEHILRLLQPGPKLNLGVAVEFAWCLHYIICSQVDNTLLISHGGLSTLGLLLLDMAGVVQRTEDTGLELLACPVLRCLSNLLTEAAMEVAGGQNQLEDERVVAALFILLQFFLQKQPSLLPEGLWLLNNLTANSPSFCTSLLSMDLIEPLLQLLPVSNVVSILVLTVLCNVAEKGPAYCQRLWPGPLLSCLIGTLAFPDIEVVGQSLELLQLLFLYQPEAAKDFLQQSGLQVLERHQEEAQLQDRVHALQQTALHQ, from the exons ATGATCATCCC CTCCGTCTTGGGCTCCACTCTCCCTGAGCACATCCTGCGACTGTTGCAACCTGGTCCAAAGCTGAACCTTGGGGTTGCTGTGGAGTTTGCCTGGTGTCTGCACTATATCATCTGCAG CCAGGTCGACAATACCCTGCTTATCTCCCATGGGGGTCTGTCCACTCTGGGGTTGCTGCTATTGGACATGGCTGGAGTTGTCCAGAGAACAGAGGATACAGGACTGGAGCTG CTGGCATGTCCTGTGCTTCGGTGTCTAAGCAACTTGCTAACAGAAGCGGCAATGGAGGTTGCGGGAGGGCAAAATCAGCTTGAAGACGAGCGTGTTGTGGCTGCCTTATTTATCCTTCTGCAGTTCTTCCTTCAGAAACAGCCCAGCCTACTTCCTGAGGGCCTCTGGCTCCTTAACAACCTCACTG CAAACAGTCCTAGTTTCTGTACCTCCTTGCTCTCCATGGATCTGATTGAGCCCCTCTTGCAGTTGTTGCCAGTTTCTAACGTGGTGAGCATATTG GTCCTCACAGTTCTGTGCAACGTGGCAGAGAAGGGTCCTGCTTACTGCCAACGTCTGTGGCCAGGGCCCTTGCTCTCCTGCTTGATTGGTACACTGGCCTTCCCTGACATTGAGGTAGTAGGCCAGAGTTTAGAGCTGCTGCAATTGCTGTTCCTCTACCAGCCAGAG GCTGCTAAGGATTTTCTGCAGCAATCAGGGCTGCAGGTCCTGGAAAGGCACCAGGAGGAGGCCCAGCTCCAGGATCGTGTGCATGCTCTCCAGCAGACAGCTCTTCACCAGTGA
- the TMCO6 gene encoding transmembrane and coiled-coil domain-containing protein 6 isoform X6, with the protein MTGILVSVVPTHSSPSADSSVLGSTLPEHILRLLQPGPKLNLGVAVEFAWCLHYIICSQVDNTLLISHGGLSTLGLLLLDMAGVVQRTEDTGLELLACPVLRCLSNLLTEAAMEVAGGQNQLEDERVVAALFILLQFFLQKQPSLLPEGLWLLNNLTANSPSFCTSLLSMDLIEPLLQLLPVSNVVSILVLTVLCNVAEKGPAYCQRLWPGPLLSCLIGTLAFPDIEVVGQSLELLQLLFLYQPEAAKDFLQQSGLQVLERHQEEAQLQDRVHALQQTALHQ; encoded by the exons ATGACTGGCATTTTGGTTTCTGTGGTTCCCACTCACAGCTCTCCTTCTGCTGACAGCTCCGTCTTGGGCTCCACTCTCCCTGAGCACATCCTGCGACTGTTGCAACCTGGTCCAAAGCTGAACCTTGGGGTTGCTGTGGAGTTTGCCTGGTGTCTGCACTATATCATCTGCAG CCAGGTCGACAATACCCTGCTTATCTCCCATGGGGGTCTGTCCACTCTGGGGTTGCTGCTATTGGACATGGCTGGAGTTGTCCAGAGAACAGAGGATACAGGACTGGAGCTG CTGGCATGTCCTGTGCTTCGGTGTCTAAGCAACTTGCTAACAGAAGCGGCAATGGAGGTTGCGGGAGGGCAAAATCAGCTTGAAGACGAGCGTGTTGTGGCTGCCTTATTTATCCTTCTGCAGTTCTTCCTTCAGAAACAGCCCAGCCTACTTCCTGAGGGCCTCTGGCTCCTTAACAACCTCACTG CAAACAGTCCTAGTTTCTGTACCTCCTTGCTCTCCATGGATCTGATTGAGCCCCTCTTGCAGTTGTTGCCAGTTTCTAACGTGGTGAGCATATTG GTCCTCACAGTTCTGTGCAACGTGGCAGAGAAGGGTCCTGCTTACTGCCAACGTCTGTGGCCAGGGCCCTTGCTCTCCTGCTTGATTGGTACACTGGCCTTCCCTGACATTGAGGTAGTAGGCCAGAGTTTAGAGCTGCTGCAATTGCTGTTCCTCTACCAGCCAGAG GCTGCTAAGGATTTTCTGCAGCAATCAGGGCTGCAGGTCCTGGAAAGGCACCAGGAGGAGGCCCAGCTCCAGGATCGTGTGCATGCTCTCCAGCAGACAGCTCTTCACCAGTGA
- the NDUFA2 gene encoding NADH dehydrogenase [ubiquinone] 1 alpha subcomplex subunit 2, translating into MAAAVASRGIRAKLGLREIRVHLCQRSPGSQGVREFIEKHYVELKKANPDLPILIRECSDVQPKLWARYAFGQEKNVSLNNFNADQVTRAMENVLSGKA; encoded by the exons ATGGCGGCGGCTGTAGCCAGTCGCGGAATTCGGGCAAAACTGGGCCTGCGTGAAATTCGCGTCCACTTGTGCCAGCGCTCGCCTGGCAGTCAGGGCGTCAG ggaaTTTATCGAGAAACACTATGTGGAGCTGAAGAAGGCGAACCCTGACCTGCCAATCCTAATTCGCGAGTGTTCCGATGTGCAGCCCAAGCTCTGGGCCCGTTACG caTTTGGCCAAGAGAAGAATGTCTCTTTGAATAACTTCAATGCTGATCAAGTAACCAGAGCCATGGAGAATGTGCTAAGTGGCAAAGCCTGA